The Montipora capricornis isolate CH-2021 chromosome 6, ASM3666992v2, whole genome shotgun sequence genome has a window encoding:
- the LOC138053947 gene encoding uncharacterized protein — MRNFEACLEDDNDDSRNLQLLIHCCMGVAQEAIESCVNLPASEGYISAKRTLQQNFGLPHIIEKAHLKKLECLPPLKNCGGSTLLEFARSLKVAGRVLQGMGHDYVDDLNHSNTLLELSRKLPFFIRGKWAEQAERIIEAVERPRFSDFLKFVKDRANLVNNVISP; from the coding sequence ATGCGTAATTTTGAGGCTTGTCTTgaagatgacaatgatgattCTAGGAATCTTCAACTTCTTATCCACTGTTGCATGGGCGTGGCCCAAGAGGCGATTGAAAGTTGTGTTAATTTGCCAGCGTCAGAGGGCTACATATCTGCAAAACGAACCCTGCAGCAGAATTTTGGTCTACCCCATATTATAGAAAAGGCTCATTTGAAGAAGCTGGAATGCTTGCCCCCTCTAAAGAACTGTGGAGGTTCAACATTATTAGAATTTGCAAGAAGCCTCAAGGTAGCAGGGAGGGTCCTTCAAGGTATGGGTCATGACTACGTTGATGATTTAAACCACTCTAACACTTTGCTGGAATTGAGCAGGAAGCTTCCCTTCTTCATCAGAGGAAAGTGGGCAGAGCAAGCGGAAAGAATTATCGAAGCCGTGGAAAGGCCAAggttttctgattttctaaagtTTGTAAAGGATAGAGCAAATCTTGTGAACAATGTAATTAGTCCTTGA